GTGTAATAAATGTAGCTCTGTAAGACCTAAAAAAGAAGAAGAAAATAACAGCTGTTATTAACAAGGCGCCTAAAACAAAGAGTAATATTTCATCTTGAATGTTTTGTGCATTTAAAGTTCTAATGTAGGGCATTCCAGAGATTCGAATATCTACATTGTTTTCTTTTTCAAATTTTTCTATAATTGGAATTAATTTATCAAAAATAAAATCTCTACGAACAGGCGTATTGATAATTTCTTTTTTGATGTAAATAGCAGTTTGTAAGGTTTCTGTTTCTTTATTAAATAATAGATTATCGTAAAAAGGCAGTTTCTGAAAAAGTTCTTTTTTTATAGCATTAACTTCTTTGGATGTTGTAGGATTTTCAGAATATAATGGTTCTAAAACAAATTTTCTTTTATTTCTATCTGCTTTTAGTTTTTGAACATCGGCAATTGATATCGTAAAATCAATTTCATCTAAATCGTCAAATTGTTTTACTAAGTTATTCCAAGCGTTAAATTTTTTTGGTGTAAAAACTGTAGAATCTTTAATACCAAGAATTACAAGATTACCTTCTTCTCCAAAAATTTCAAGAAATTTATTGTATTCTAAGTTTGCTTCGTGGTTTTCTGGTAAAAGATTTGCTTCTGTATATGAAAACTGCATATACTTCATTTGTGAAGCTAATAGCCCAGTAATGATTGCAATACCTATTAAAACCAAGTATCGGTTTCGTAAAATAATACTTGCAACTTTTGTCCAGAAATTCATTTAAAAAAATATTTCTACAAAGGTAGGTAAATTGTAGAAGTGTATAAAACAAACAAAGAGTGTTTTGCAACACTCTTTGTTAAATATATAATAAGATTTTTTAAACAGTCATTATTTCTTTCTCTTTTACAGCAAGAATATCTTCTATTTTTTTAACATATGTATCTGTTAGTTTTTGAACATCATCTTCTGCAATTTTTTTCATATCGTCAGAAATATCCGTTTTTTTGATGTCGTTGTTGGCATCTTTACGTGCATTTCTAACCCCAACTTTTGCATCTTCAGATTCTGCTTTTGCTTGTTTAGCCAAACCAATTCTTCTTTCTTCTGTTAAAGGTGGTACATTTATCATGATTAAATCACCATTATTCATTGGGTTTAAACCAAGGTTGGCAAGTTGAATTGCTTTTTCAATTGGTTGTAACATGTTTTTTTCCCAAGGTTGAATACTTAACGTTCTTGGATCTGGAGTGTTTACGTTGGCAACTTGAGTCAATTTTGTTTGCGAACCATAATAATCTACCATTACAGTACTTAACATTGCAGGAGATGCTTTTCCTGCTCTAATTGAGCGAAATTCTTTTTCTAAATGCTCAATGGCATTATGCATAGATTCTTTTGCTGTATCTAAAATAAATTCAATTTCTTCGTTCATCTTTTTTTAGAATTTGTAAATTTTATTTGTTCTTAACTTTATTCATTTTAAAAAATAAAATTATTAGAACATTTATTAAAAAATATTAATTTTCAACAATTGTACCAATTTTACCTCCAGAAACTAATTTTAGTAAGTTTCCATTTGTATTCATATCAAATACAATAATAGGTAATTTATTTTCTTCACTTAATGTAAACGCAGTCATATCCATTACTTTTAAACCTTTTTCTATAACATCTTTAAAGGTTATAGATTCAAATTTAATGGCATCTTTATTTTTTTCTGGATCTGTATTATAAATACCATCAACTCTGGTTCCTTTTAAAATACAATCTGCATCAATTTCAATAGCTCTTAAAACGGCTGCAGTATCTGTTGTAAAATACGGGTTTCCTGTTCCTGCACCAAAAATTACTACTCTTCCTTTTTCTAAATGACGAATTGCTTTTCGTTTAATATAAGGTTCTGCAACTTCTTTAATTTCTAAAGCAGTTTGCAAACGAGTATGCACTTCTTCATCTTCTAAAGCACTCTGCAAAGCCAATCCATTTATTACAGTAGCTAGCATACCCATGTGATCTCCTTGCACACGATCCATGCCATTTGCAGCTCCAGCAACGCCTCTAAAAATATTTCCACCACCAATAACAATGGCAACTTCAATCCCTTTTGCTACTACTTCTTTTATTTCTTTTGCATATTCAGAAAGTCGTTTTGGGTCAATTCCATATTGTCTATCACCCATTAAAGCTTCGCCACTTAATTTTAAAAGAATTCTTTTGTATTGCATATTTTATTTTGAGAATTATGCAAAATTACATTTTTTTTTTGATTTTACTTTTTGATGGAAACAAAAAATATTCTTCTGTATTTTAAAATAAACTCAATTTTTAAAAAATGATAATTAATATTACATAGAATAATTAATTATGAAAATGATAAGCATATATAATGGCTTATAAAACCTTAATAACCTCTTTAAACAGTGTAATCATATTCGGTTCTGCTTTGCCAGCAACAGCAATAATTTCTGCAATATCTACAGGTTGTAAATTTTTTGGATCACATTCATCTGTTAAAACAGAAATTGCTGCACAAGGCAAGTTTAATTGTTTGGCGACAATAACTTCAGGAACTGTGCTCATTCCTACAGCATCCGTTTCTAAAATTTGTAACATTCTATATTCTGCTCTGGTTTCTAATTGTGGGCCTAAAACACTGGTGTAAACTCCTTGATGCAATTGTATTTTATGTTCTTGCGCAATTAAATTTAGTTGTATGTTAATTTCTTTGGAATAAGGTTCTAACATATCTGCAAAAATATTTCCAAAATTATTAGCGCCATTAAATGCTAAAGGTGAGCTGCCTTGTAAATTAATATGATCTTCAATCAACATTAAATCGCCTTTTTTGTAATCTAAATTTATAGCACCTGCAGCATTTGAAATCAGTAAATTTTTAATTCCTAAGCCATGCATTGTTCTAATTCCATAAGTAACTTCCCAAGCATTATAGCCTTCATATAAATGAAATCTACCAGACATTACTACAACTTTTTTGCCTGATAATTCTCCATAAATTAATTTCCCAGAATGAAACTCTACAGTTGCTTCAGGAAAATTTGGAATATCTGAATACGAAACTTCTTTTTCAATTGAAATTTCATCTACTAATTTTCCCAAACCTGTTCCTAAAACAATGCCTATTTCAGGGTTTGTAATTCCTTTTGATTTTAAAAAATCTATCGTTTCTTGTAGTTGTTGCGCTTTCATATATGTTGAATTTTAAAGCAATTTAATTTGAATGATAAAGTTACTTATTTTCAATGAATGTAGTCATAATTTCAGGAATATTTACAATATCCTCATAGACATCTATGTCATTTTTAAACTCTAATAATTTTACTTTTTTATCACTTAAATCATTTAAAGTATCTTTTCTTACAGTTTCTGTGCCCCAATCTTTATTTTTAAAAACGTTTTCTTGTAGATAATTCATTCCTAAAAGATAATAACCACCATCTTCTGCAGGACCAATTACTACATCATTTTGGTCTAATTCAACAAATGCTTTTTCAATATTTTTTTCTGATAAATCGTATAAATCACTACCAATTATCATCACTTTTTTGTAACCAGCGTCAAATCCGTTTTTGAATGCATTCAACATTCTTATTCCTAAATCTTCTCCAAACTGTTGATGTTTTTGATAAATATCTGGATTCCAAATATCGTTTTCTCTAATTTTTACAGAATAGTAAACTGCTTTATCAGCATTTACCTTTAATGAAATGTCTCTTGTTCTTTCTAACAAAAATTTATAAATTTCTAGAGCAGTTTCATCGCCAACAGTTTTTGCCAAACGTGTTTTTGCTTTGCCTAATTCTGGATTTCTTGTAAAGATTAATAATAAGTTTTTACTTCTAACTTCCAACTTCATACTTCCATCTTTTTTACTCATAAACTTTCTCTCCTTTTTTCAACCATTTGCTCCAATTTTTGTTAAAAGCGTGAACTTTTTCTGTTGATTTTCCTAAAGTATCAACCACTTTAAAATTCGCATTTTTCCATTCGAAAATTCCTCCATATAAATTGTAAACATTTGTATAGCCTTCTTCAATTAATTTATGAGCCACAGTTTCAGATCGAATACCTAAAGAGCAATACACCACAATTTTTGTACTCTTGTCTTTAGGTAATTTTGCCATAGTTTCATTAAGCTTAAAATCGTTATAACCCACACGAATTGCTTTCTCTAAATGACTGATGTTGAACTCTTCTTCTTCTCTTGCATCCAATAAAATTGCATCATTTTTTGGCATTGCTAACGTCTCAACAGACATATAAGGAACATTTCTTGTGTTCCATTTATCAAGAAGTTTATCCAATTTTGTCTGCCCAAAAGTTGTAGCGCTAACAACTAAAAAAAGTATCACTATTTTTTTCATTTTGATTTTATTGATTTTTCTTTATTTTTTGATTAAAGAATTCATTTAAAATTGTCATTCCTGTTAAAACAGGAATCTATAGTTGAATTCCAAAACCTTGTAAACCAGATTCTAATGGAGGTAAAATTTCTGTATTATCCCAAATTCCTGTAACAATTGTTCTAGAATATTCTTCGGGTAATAAACCATTTTGCATCAACTTACTCGTTAATTTATAATTGTATTCTAATGTTTGATGTGTAAAGTTAAAACTATTATTTGAATCGTCTAAAATAGCATACCAAACAGAAGGATTTCCATCATTTGCAGGCATTCCTATAACTCCAGGATTCAACCATAATTTTTCTTTTTCTTGATGATAAAAAGGCAAACCACAATGTCCTGCAACAATAACATCGCTATTTGTAGTCTTAAAATTTGGTTTTTTAACCTCCCAATCTGTAGATTTAAAAATAAATTCTGATACATTAAAATACGAACCATGTACAACAGTCACTTTTTTATCAGCATATTTAAAACTGATATTATGTGGCAATGTTTGTAAAAAATCTAATGAATTTTCAGACAATTTACTTTGTGCAAAAGGATACCAAAGTTGCGAAAAACCATCACATCTTGAGCCTTCTCTAAAATCGCAACCACAATCTTCTGCATTTTCTCTTAGCTGAATTTCTACATTGCCAACAATACTTTTTGCGCCCCAAAGCTTAAAAAGTTGTACAGTTTCTTCAGGTTGTGCACAATAACCAACAATATCGCCAGTACAAATACAATTTTCTGGAGCAATATTCTCTTTTTCTGCAATTTGTTTTAAAGCTTCTAAAGCTTGTAAATTGCTATACACACCACCAAAAAGCAATGTTTTTCCTGTTATTTGACCTAAATCTACTATTTTTTGATCCATTTTGGAATAAAATATAAAATGATACAACTTAAAATTCCCCAAACATTTACCCAAAGTAAAGATGCGTATTTTCCTTTTGTAAAAATGAGCGATTCTGGAAACCAATTAAATACTAAAAGGATTCCAAAAATCAAACCACAAACTACAGATACATAAAAACTAATTTTTGGCACTTTTACATTCCAAAAAATAAAAATAGGCGTCAACCCAATAACCATTGTTCCAGAAATGGTGGTTGCCGATAAAATTTCTGCATTTAAAAAAACGGGAATGGTTCCTAAAATTGCAACAGCAATCATAGAAATTCTTCCAAAAGAAACCGATTTTCCTAAATTTAAATCGACAGCTAAAAGTTTAGAAAATGATGAAAAAGTAGAATCTAATGTAGAAGCTGCAGAGGTGATCATAATAAAATTGATAACCAACAAAATGACAACTCCAAAAGCTTTTCCAACTTCAACAGCAGCTTGACCTTGCATTCCTTTTGTTTGTGCATACACACCAATCAAACTAAATAAAACAATACAAATGGCACCCAAAATACTTGCCCACAAAAAACTTTTACGAGTTACTTTTGGAGAAGATATAAACCCTCTATCTGTTAAAACAGGATCGTGAAAAGGATAACTAAAAGACTGAATAAGTGCTGCAAAAAAGAGATTTAAACCGAGTTCAAAACTCCAAGTTCCAGAAGTTACTATTTGTTCTGTAGAAAAATCATCTGTCGTAAAAATTGTTCCTAAAATGATCATTAATAAAACAGAAAACAACACCATTTGAATAACATCTGTGAAAATTGAACTGCTTAAACCACCTTTAACTGCGTAAGAAAGTGTCAAAATAGTAAACAAAATAATTGCCCAATAATAGGAGGAACTTCCCATTTCTCCAAAATAACTTCCAATAACCATTGTGTTACTCCAAACTTCATTAAAAAGCCTGAAAGCTATCAAAATAGAAAAAATTGCCATGGCTTTTTTACCGAATTTCGAAATTAAAAATTCGTGAATACTTTTAAAATTTCCTTTGGTTCTTAATTGATAAATGATAATTCCAGCTACAGCAAAAGATAAATAATAACCAGCATACGCAACTCCACCAACCAAACCAAAGTCTAAACCAAGATTTGCTGCGTTTGTAATGCTTTTCGCAAAAATCCAAGAAATAATTAAGCTTCCTGTTAACACTAAAGTATTAGGCGCTTTTTTCTTGTTTACAGCTTTAAAAAACTGATCTGTTGTTTTCGCTAAAGGAGATAAGAAAAATAAGATTAAACTAGAAACAATTATTAAAATCCATTGAGCCCACCCTAACCCTCCCAAAGGGAGGGAATTTTCACTCAATTGAATAAAAAAGGATGTTATCATACTTTATTTTTTTTTATTTTATTTATACAAAAATTTCCACAAGAGTATTTCCCTCCTTTGGAGGGATTAAGGGAGGCTATTCCACCAAACAGGAACATCCAAACTATTCCCATTTGTAGCAGTTTCTGCAACTTTATAATTTTCTTGATTTAGAGATGCAGCTTCTGGTGGATAAGGCATTCTCACAGGAATTAATCCGTTGTTTAAACTTGCTGAAATATTTTTTAAACTTGGAAAACCTGTTCTTCTAAATTCAATCCAACCTTCGTAACCATTTATAACGGATGCAATCCATTTTTGAGTAATAATTTGCTCTAAAGGTGTTTTTCCAATAGCATTAAAGTTTGCATTTCCTGCTAAATATGTGGCTGGTAAATTCGTGTTCCAATATTCAAAAGCTTGTGCAACTCCAGTATTGTATAAAGATTCTGAATTTGTACTGATAAAACCTTTTTCAGCAGCTTCTGCTAAAAGAAAATTGGTTTCCCAAGCTGTCATAAAATTAGCATCTAATGTTGATGTATCTTCTCTAAAAGCAGTTCCTGAAAGAGAAAAATCTGCTAATGCAATTGATGTTGTAGACGAGTTAATTCCGTTGATTAAACCATTAAAACCTGCTGAAGTTGAATTGGCAAAAGGCCTAAAAAAGCTGCCAATTCTATCGTCATTCAAATCGATTAAAATTTCTTCCATGGTTTCAGACAGTACAAAATTGTTAAAATCTCCAATTCTTAATTGTGCCAATCTAAAACTATTGGGTTCCGAATTTGTAAAATCGAAAACGGCATTCTCAGAATTATTTTTGATGTAATTTCCTTCCGAAAAAATAGTTTGTAATTGGCTTGAAACATCAACTTTACCAGAAATTCTAACTAAATATTTAATTTTTAATGAGTTTGCAAATTGTATCCAAGATTGTAAATTTCCATCATATAAAATATCTCCTTGTAAAGGAATTGAACCTGAATAACCATTGATTGCTGCAATACCTTTGTCTAAATTGTCTAAAATTCCGTTTTCATTTTGATAAATATCCTCTTGTAAATCGTAAGCAGGTGTTACAGATCCTTCAATTCCGTTAAAAGCCTCAAAGTAAGGAACATCACCAAATAAATCTGTTAAACCAGCAGTCATATAGGCTTTTAAAATTAAGGCAGGGCCTTCATACACTGCAAAAGCTGGTGTTTCTCTGCTTTGTTTTAAAACAATTTCATTATCACGTAAATTGGTGTAAAAAATCGGCCAAGGATTCCCTCCCAATTGAGGACTTTTTAAATCGTGTCTGTCAAATAAGTTAAAGTCCAAAGCTGTTCTGTGTTGTGCTAATAAATCTCCTGCTACAAAACCTTCGTAACTCATTTGTTCGCCAAAATCGTAAATTACTTGTCTTAATAACAAGTTGGGTTGCACAGCAACTGGTGCATTTTGGTTGGTGTTGATTTCTTCAAAATCTTTTGTGCAACTTGCAAATGTGATTGCAAAAATTGCGACTGTATATATAATATTCTTCATTTTTTATCGATTATCCTGCAAGGTTTCAAAAACCTTGT
The DNA window shown above is from Polaribacter sp. Hel_I_88 and carries:
- the frr gene encoding ribosome recycling factor; translated protein: MNEEIEFILDTAKESMHNAIEHLEKEFRSIRAGKASPAMLSTVMVDYYGSQTKLTQVANVNTPDPRTLSIQPWEKNMLQPIEKAIQLANLGLNPMNNGDLIMINVPPLTEERRIGLAKQAKAESEDAKVGVRNARKDANNDIKKTDISDDMKKIAEDDVQKLTDTYVKKIEDILAVKEKEIMTV
- the pyrH gene encoding UMP kinase; translation: MQYKRILLKLSGEALMGDRQYGIDPKRLSEYAKEIKEVVAKGIEVAIVIGGGNIFRGVAGAANGMDRVQGDHMGMLATVINGLALQSALEDEEVHTRLQTALEIKEVAEPYIKRKAIRHLEKGRVVIFGAGTGNPYFTTDTAAVLRAIEIDADCILKGTRVDGIYNTDPEKNKDAIKFESITFKDVIEKGLKVMDMTAFTLSEENKLPIIVFDMNTNGNLLKLVSGGKIGTIVEN
- a CDS encoding purine-nucleoside phosphorylase, yielding MKAQQLQETIDFLKSKGITNPEIGIVLGTGLGKLVDEISIEKEVSYSDIPNFPEATVEFHSGKLIYGELSGKKVVVMSGRFHLYEGYNAWEVTYGIRTMHGLGIKNLLISNAAGAINLDYKKGDLMLIEDHINLQGSSPLAFNGANNFGNIFADMLEPYSKEINIQLNLIAQEHKIQLHQGVYTSVLGPQLETRAEYRMLQILETDAVGMSTVPEVIVAKQLNLPCAAISVLTDECDPKNLQPVDIAEIIAVAGKAEPNMITLFKEVIKVL
- a CDS encoding TIGR04282 family arsenosugar biosynthesis glycosyltransferase → MSKKDGSMKLEVRSKNLLLIFTRNPELGKAKTRLAKTVGDETALEIYKFLLERTRDISLKVNADKAVYYSVKIRENDIWNPDIYQKHQQFGEDLGIRMLNAFKNGFDAGYKKVMIIGSDLYDLSEKNIEKAFVELDQNDVVIGPAEDGGYYLLGMNYLQENVFKNKDWGTETVRKDTLNDLSDKKVKLLEFKNDIDVYEDIVNIPEIMTTFIENK
- a CDS encoding rhodanese-like domain-containing protein, which produces MKKIVILFLVVSATTFGQTKLDKLLDKWNTRNVPYMSVETLAMPKNDAILLDAREEEEFNISHLEKAIRVGYNDFKLNETMAKLPKDKSTKIVVYCSLGIRSETVAHKLIEEGYTNVYNLYGGIFEWKNANFKVVDTLGKSTEKVHAFNKNWSKWLKKGEKVYE
- a CDS encoding metallophosphoesterase, which produces MDQKIVDLGQITGKTLLFGGVYSNLQALEALKQIAEKENIAPENCICTGDIVGYCAQPEETVQLFKLWGAKSIVGNVEIQLRENAEDCGCDFREGSRCDGFSQLWYPFAQSKLSENSLDFLQTLPHNISFKYADKKVTVVHGSYFNVSEFIFKSTDWEVKKPNFKTTNSDVIVAGHCGLPFYHQEKEKLWLNPGVIGMPANDGNPSVWYAILDDSNNSFNFTHQTLEYNYKLTSKLMQNGLLPEEYSRTIVTGIWDNTEILPPLESGLQGFGIQL
- a CDS encoding sodium:solute symporter, which codes for MITSFFIQLSENSLPLGGLGWAQWILIIVSSLILFFLSPLAKTTDQFFKAVNKKKAPNTLVLTGSLIISWIFAKSITNAANLGLDFGLVGGVAYAGYYLSFAVAGIIIYQLRTKGNFKSIHEFLISKFGKKAMAIFSILIAFRLFNEVWSNTMVIGSYFGEMGSSSYYWAIILFTILTLSYAVKGGLSSSIFTDVIQMVLFSVLLMIILGTIFTTDDFSTEQIVTSGTWSFELGLNLFFAALIQSFSYPFHDPVLTDRGFISSPKVTRKSFLWASILGAICIVLFSLIGVYAQTKGMQGQAAVEVGKAFGVVILLVINFIMITSAASTLDSTFSSFSKLLAVDLNLGKSVSFGRISMIAVAILGTIPVFLNAEILSATTISGTMVIGLTPIFIFWNVKVPKISFYVSVVCGLIFGILLVFNWFPESLIFTKGKYASLLWVNVWGILSCIILYFIPKWIKK
- a CDS encoding SusD/RagB family nutrient-binding outer membrane lipoprotein — protein: MKNIIYTVAIFAITFASCTKDFEEINTNQNAPVAVQPNLLLRQVIYDFGEQMSYEGFVAGDLLAQHRTALDFNLFDRHDLKSPQLGGNPWPIFYTNLRDNEIVLKQSRETPAFAVYEGPALILKAYMTAGLTDLFGDVPYFEAFNGIEGSVTPAYDLQEDIYQNENGILDNLDKGIAAINGYSGSIPLQGDILYDGNLQSWIQFANSLKIKYLVRISGKVDVSSQLQTIFSEGNYIKNNSENAVFDFTNSEPNSFRLAQLRIGDFNNFVLSETMEEILIDLNDDRIGSFFRPFANSTSAGFNGLINGINSSTTSIALADFSLSGTAFREDTSTLDANFMTAWETNFLLAEAAEKGFISTNSESLYNTGVAQAFEYWNTNLPATYLAGNANFNAIGKTPLEQIITQKWIASVINGYEGWIEFRRTGFPSLKNISASLNNGLIPVRMPYPPEAASLNQENYKVAETATNGNSLDVPVWWNSLP